ATACACATTGGATGATCTCGTGACCCAGCCAGAGGTCAGATAGAGACTGAGTGAGTATCTTCGGGTCGTCGACATAAGTTGCAAGGCGCTCCCATGCTCGGCCTTTTCCTCCGCGCTCTAAGTAAGACTGTGCTATGAAGAGATCGATGGCTGGAGCCGGTCGGGATCCTGTATACATCGAATCGGCTTCAAGAAATTTTTCTATGGGTGCATCATCTTTTGCTAACTTATTAAATACACGGAGGACCGAATAAGGGTCTGACCAGTTCGGGTTGCCTCCGTGTGCAAAGGGTCGGTAGAGCGGATCCCCGATGGCAAAGCTCTGCCAGCCAAGAAAGGGAATCGATGCGTATACGGCTTCCCCCCAGAGTTTGCCCGATGTAAGGGCAACAGTAAGGATGTGAGGCTGGTGTGTGGTTTCGAGATAAGGCTCTGCGACATTGCCCACGGTCGCGGAGGCCCCTGCGGCGATGAGGCCGGCAGTCCATTTCTTTGGATTGCGCAAAGTGGGCGCTGAATTGCTATGGATGTGCACAGCGACGGCTCCAGGGAGAAATTCAAAACCCTTTTGCATGAATACAGGATCGGTTTCCGCCGTATACCACCCCAGGTAGATCGCCAGAGCATTGCTGCGGTCCGTGGACTTAAAACGTTCCCTACCCGGCTTAGTCGCGAACGGCCAATACGTGTCGCTCAAGATTTGTTGTGCTTGTTCAAGCCAAGTATCTCCATCCTTATGGGGTCCCCCGGGATCGATCCATGCACGCCCCCAGAGCCCAGTTTGCTCTGCGGCAAGGGTGCGGTCGATCATGGAGATGACTGTCTCTGGATCGGGTCCATCCAAGCGACTGACTCGGATGATCTGGCGTAGCTGGATCTTTGAAGGCTCCTTCTGAGAGAAGACCGGATTGTGAAACATCCCAGTCATGGGTAGTCCACTGGTAGGTAAGAGTGAAAGCTCAGCATCTACCGCACCGCCTGTTCTCCTAAACTCATTTTGGACATCACGGTTTTCTGCTGCCACAATCGAAGCATCGTTGCCGAAGCTGAGCGGAACTCCCCACGTGGTAACCAGGAAGTCTATCTTGTGGCCTGAGACTATGATTTGCTCTCGGCCAAACCTATCCTGCGTTTCGAGTAAGGTGGCATTGAGGGCACCTGCTTTTATCAATGCCCGAACGACTGGATTGTAGACCGAATCGATGAAAGATCGTGCCGAAATTCTCTCTTTTGTAGGAAGGTCCAAAGAGACTATGTTCTGCTCAGGAATGCCACGCGCTTGTGCGTAGTGTCGAGCGACATGGACCGAGCCCTCAAGGCTCGCATTACAGAGAATAAATATCCGGTCTTCTGAAAAAGAATCCCCTACCGAGGCTATCGAGACGCCGTTCAGCGACCATAGCCACAGTATGAGGTATCGTTTCCAGCACCCGTGCATTACGCAAATTAGACGACACTTAATTGAGAAATTTGCGAAGAGTTAGCAATAATCTGGATGATAGAGCCTAAAAGCCGCCGAGCCCGCTGGCGCCGCCCATGCCCTGGAGCCGCTTCATCATCTTTTTGCCTTTCGAGCCCTTCATCATTTTCATCATTTTCTGCATTTGGGAGAATTGCTTGATGATCTGATTGACGTCTTTCACTTGAACCCCGGCTCCATTTGCAATGCGGAGGCGGCGCGAGCCATTGAGCAGCTTGGGATTTTGACGTTCCTTGATGGTCATCGAGAGAATGATGGCTTCGGTCCTTCCCATTTGCTTCTCTTCTTTGTCTCCAACCTCGATGCCGCTCATACCAGGCATCATGCTCATAATTGAACCGAGCGACCCCATTTTTTTGATCTGTCTCATCTGGGCGAGGAAGTCTTCAAAGTTGAACTCTGCCCGCTTCATGCGCTCAGCCAGGCGTTCAGCTTCAGCCTGGTCTATGTTTTCCTGGGCCTTTTCAACGAGCGACACCACGTCACCCATACCCAGGATTCTCGAAGCGATGCGGTCGGGATGAAAACGTTCGAGATCCTCGACCTTTTCTCCAACACCAGCAAATTTGATGGGTACGCCAGTAATCTGTTTGATCGATAGAGCGGCACCGCCTCGGGCATCGCCGTCCATTTTGGTCAATACGATGCCGGTGATTTCAAGAGCTTCGTGAAAGTGTTTGGCGACGTTAACGGCCTCTTGACCCAGCGCAGAGTCTGCTACTAGGAGAATTTCGTCAGGATTGATGGTCTCTTTGAGCCGCTTGACTTCTTCGACCATCTCCGTGTCGATCTGAAGCCGCCCTGCGGTGTCGAATACGATTACATCTGCTTTGGCAGCGAGCGCATGTTGTAGGCCTTGCTTGCCAATCTTGCTGACATCCTGATTTCCGCGGTCCGCGTAGAAGGTGGCGTTGGTTTGTTGGGCCAACGTTTCAAGCTGATCGATTGCAGCGGGACGGTAGATATCGCCGGCGATGAGGGCTGTCCTCTTGTCTTCTTTACTGAAAAATTTTGCCAGCTTTCCCGCAATCGTCGTCTTTCCCGCACCTTGTAGACCTACGAGCATGACCTTGAGGGGGCGCTTATCCTTAAGTTCGGTATCACCAGACCCCAATAGTTCGATGAGCTCGTCATTGATGATTTTGACGATCTGTTGGCCAGGATTGACTGATTTGATTACTTCCTGCCCGAGTGCTTTCTCCTTTACAGCTTTGATGAATTCGCGGGCGACCTTGAAATGTACATCGGCCGAGAGTAGTGCGGCGCGCACCTCCTTGAGTGCCTCGCCGACATTGTCCTCGGTGATCTTGTTTAGGCCCCGTATTGAGCGCAGGGCTCCAGACATTTTCTCGGTCAAGCTTTCCAGCATAGAACTGCAGGTTGGAGAGACCGAGGGCGCACGGCAAGCTTGAGCCACCGGTGTTTTGTGTTAATCATCAAAAAATGACTCCCCTGAGAGCTATGGCGTTCTGTGTGTTATCCCTCATTTTTCTGTTGGGGTGCTCCGGCAGTGGCAGTCTGAACGAGTCGGGAGTGGCTTCGTTCTACGACCAAGGATTTGCTTACAGAAAAACCGCAAACGGGGAGATATACATGCCCTTCCGTTACACCGCTGCACATCCGACACTGCCTTTTGGTTCTTGGGTACGCGTTGTTCGCGAGGACAATGGAGCCGAGGTGGCGGTACGGATCAATGATCGCGGTCCATTTGTCGATGGACGTGTGATTGATCTGTCGCGGCGTGCCGCGCGTGCCCTCGGTATGGAGGACGAAGGCATTGTTTCTGTCCGTCTCTATCTACTCGATTAATTTTCGACGGGAAAAGATTGCACGAAGTTGAGCACGTCGCTCAACCCAGCTTCCGCTAGGCAGATAGCGGTGTCGCATGCGCCATAGTATAGCCGTATTTTTCCGTCTTCGATCACATTTCCAGTTGGGAAGACAACATTCGGAATGTAGAGGCCTATTTTCTCGTAATACTCAGTAGGTTGAAGGAGGGGGTAGGGACTGCGCGCAATGACTTTTTTAGGGTCATCTAAATCTAGCAAGGCAGCTCCCATGCGGTAACATACTTTGCGGACGTCGGGGTCGATGTTTTGTACTCCGTGATAAAAAAGGAGCCAACCCGCTTCGGTCTTCAGAGGAGGTGTCGAGCCACCGAGGCGATTGTCCTCCCAATCGAAAGCGGGTTCTAATAGGGACTCGGGGTCGGACCAGGTATTAAGGTCTTCAGAGTGGGAGATCATGACGCCTTTGGGCTTTGAGGCATGATTGGCTTGAGTGCCGACAAAATCTGATGGGCGTCGGGTCACCCAATACTTACCAGCAATCTTTTCCGGAAAGAGGATGACATTGCGGTCATCCATTTCTTTCGGGGATATCCAACTGTGGAATTTCCAGGTTTTGAGGTCTTCGCTTACCAACATGCCTGAACGTGTTTGGTTATCCTCATCTTTACCTGAGAACCCAGGGTAATCGACTTGGTAGGACTCAGGCACTCCGACTCCAGTTGGAATAGATGCCCAAGAATAGGGACGGTAAGCGACTGTCAGGTAATACTTTCCCTCCAGTTCTGTGACTCTCGGATCTTGGACAGATCCATACTCAGAACCGAGATCCACTGGGGAGACCACCGGCTCGTCAGATGCAGGCTCGAAATGAACGCCATCTTTGCTGGTTTGCAGCCCAATGTAGCAATGAAAGGGACGTAAATTACCAGCGCAGCGCTCGAATAGATAGTAAGTTCCATCCTTTTTGATGACACCTGGATTGAAGGTCACCGCCCCTCGCCAGCCCTTGCCCTCAGGGCGCACCACAGGGTTCAGTGGATGGCGTTTAAAAAGAGAGACAGCGTTTTCGTCTGTGAGAGTCATAGTAAGATGTAAATCTTGAGATCCAGAAAAGTGCGAGAGGTTGTTCAGGCTTCTGGAGTTTCTCAAATGGATTCTTGTAGGGCATAAAAAAACCACCTGATTGCAGGTGGTATGAGAATCATGGGAATTTCAAGAAGTAGTGGAACGGCGATTTACTCTGCCTTTTTCTTTTTCTCACTCTCGTCTTTTTTGCGTTTTGAGATGGCCTCCAGTGCAGCCTCTTCAGCGCGCGCTCGAAACCCTTCATCCTCCAAAGCCTTTTTGGCATGCTCACGGCGAAGTTTCCACTGTGCTTCTTTATCAAGTGTTTTGAGCTCAGCTTGAAATGCTTTTTTCTCTTCTGCCGTCATTTCCTTAAGAAACATGCGCCGAGCTTGGCGTTCTACTTCCCGCTTCATCACATAAGCTTCACGTTGCTTTTGACGTTCAGCTTTTTCGAGACTTCGCAATTCCCTCAAGCGTGCTTTGAGCTTAGATTTATCCTCAGGAGATAACTCGCTAAGCTTGTCGATGGTTGCTCGGAGTTCGAGTAGACGCTCATTCGGAAGCTCAAGGAGCTGCTCAAGCGACATGTTTGTCGTGTCAGTGTTGTCGGTGACTGCTGATTTTTCGACTGCGTTTGGAGTGGGCGCTTTAGACGTTGGCCTGGGAGGAGGGGGTGCCGAAGGTGGCTTTGAATCAGGGACAAAACTCGGTGGTGGCGGTGGAACCATTGTTGGAGGTTCAGGAGCATCCGCATTCGCAAAAAGCCCTGTGAACACAGATGGGCCCGCGATGAGCGAGCCTAATAAAATGTAACTGAGAAAACAGCGGAGCATATATGAATTCACCCAGCACGAGCACTAGGCGATAAATCTGGTAGAATCAGGATTCGAGCAACATATTCAAGTCCGTAAGTATATCA
The nucleotide sequence above comes from Opitutales bacterium. Encoded proteins:
- a CDS encoding TIGR03790 family protein; amino-acid sequence: MHGCWKRYLILWLWSLNGVSIASVGDSFSEDRIFILCNASLEGSVHVARHYAQARGIPEQNIVSLDLPTKERISARSFIDSVYNPVVRALIKAGALNATLLETQDRFGREQIIVSGHKIDFLVTTWGVPLSFGNDASIVAAENRDVQNEFRRTGGAVDAELSLLPTSGLPMTGMFHNPVFSQKEPSKIQLRQIIRVSRLDGPDPETVISMIDRTLAAEQTGLWGRAWIDPGGPHKDGDTWLEQAQQILSDTYWPFATKPGRERFKSTDRSNALAIYLGWYTAETDPVFMQKGFEFLPGAVAVHIHSNSAPTLRNPKKWTAGLIAAGASATVGNVAEPYLETTHQPHILTVALTSGKLWGEAVYASIPFLGWQSFAIGDPLYRPFAHGGNPNWSDPYSVLRVFNKLAKDDAPIEKFLEADSMYTGSRPAPAIDLFIAQSYLERGGKGRAWERLATYVDDPKILTQSLSDLWLGHEIIQCVFATGRSEDSLTLADSLIQAAQDYPDFLSYIAGRCLSIAESYVDLERIAAWRPLAEEAGE
- the ffh gene encoding signal recognition particle protein; protein product: MLESLTEKMSGALRSIRGLNKITEDNVGEALKEVRAALLSADVHFKVAREFIKAVKEKALGQEVIKSVNPGQQIVKIINDELIELLGSGDTELKDKRPLKVMLVGLQGAGKTTIAGKLAKFFSKEDKRTALIAGDIYRPAAIDQLETLAQQTNATFYADRGNQDVSKIGKQGLQHALAAKADVIVFDTAGRLQIDTEMVEEVKRLKETINPDEILLVADSALGQEAVNVAKHFHEALEITGIVLTKMDGDARGGAALSIKQITGVPIKFAGVGEKVEDLERFHPDRIASRILGMGDVVSLVEKAQENIDQAEAERLAERMKRAEFNFEDFLAQMRQIKKMGSLGSIMSMMPGMSGIEVGDKEEKQMGRTEAIILSMTIKERQNPKLLNGSRRLRIANGAGVQVKDVNQIIKQFSQMQKMMKMMKGSKGKKMMKRLQGMGGASGLGGF
- a CDS encoding septal ring lytic transglycosylase RlpA family protein, whose amino-acid sequence is MTPLRAMAFCVLSLIFLLGCSGSGSLNESGVASFYDQGFAYRKTANGEIYMPFRYTAAHPTLPFGSWVRVVREDNGAEVAVRINDRGPFVDGRVIDLSRRAARALGMEDEGIVSVRLYLLD
- a CDS encoding glycosidase, whose amino-acid sequence is MTLTDENAVSLFKRHPLNPVVRPEGKGWRGAVTFNPGVIKKDGTYYLFERCAGNLRPFHCYIGLQTSKDGVHFEPASDEPVVSPVDLGSEYGSVQDPRVTELEGKYYLTVAYRPYSWASIPTGVGVPESYQVDYPGFSGKDEDNQTRSGMLVSEDLKTWKFHSWISPKEMDDRNVILFPEKIAGKYWVTRRPSDFVGTQANHASKPKGVMISHSEDLNTWSDPESLLEPAFDWEDNRLGGSTPPLKTEAGWLLFYHGVQNIDPDVRKVCYRMGAALLDLDDPKKVIARSPYPLLQPTEYYEKIGLYIPNVVFPTGNVIEDGKIRLYYGACDTAICLAEAGLSDVLNFVQSFPVEN